One segment of Candidatus Delongbacteria bacterium DNA contains the following:
- a CDS encoding MBL fold metallo-hydrolase → MQIGRWDVRSLDFGRFRLDGGAMFGVVPRVVWEREAPPDALNRIELALRCLLVRDGTRTVLVDCGVGDKDGPLFREMFALDDAGRSLDELLAEQGLAPADVTDLVLTHLHFDHAGGAVRLEGGRGVPALPNARIHLQRRQWEWALQPTLRDRASYLKENLEPLRGLDLHLLEGPGELFPGLSLRVVDGHTPGMQLVELDGGGGPGLVHCADLVPTAAHLPLPWVMGYDLFPLSVVEEKQALYQSHGDGSSWLVFEHDPRLAAARVDTRGRRPVLVETRERL, encoded by the coding sequence ATGCAGATCGGCCGCTGGGACGTGCGCAGCCTGGACTTCGGCCGCTTTCGGCTGGACGGCGGGGCGATGTTCGGCGTGGTGCCGCGGGTGGTCTGGGAGCGCGAGGCGCCCCCGGACGCCCTCAACCGCATCGAGCTGGCCCTGCGCTGCCTGCTGGTGCGGGACGGCACGCGCACGGTGCTGGTGGACTGCGGCGTGGGCGACAAGGACGGCCCGCTCTTCCGCGAGATGTTCGCCCTGGACGACGCGGGGCGCTCGCTGGACGAACTGCTGGCCGAGCAGGGCCTGGCGCCGGCGGACGTGACCGACCTGGTGCTGACCCACCTGCACTTCGACCACGCGGGGGGCGCTGTCCGGCTGGAGGGCGGCCGCGGGGTGCCCGCGCTGCCCAACGCGCGCATCCACCTGCAGCGCCGGCAGTGGGAGTGGGCCCTGCAGCCCACCCTGCGCGACCGGGCCAGCTACTTGAAGGAGAACCTGGAGCCGCTGCGCGGGCTGGACCTGCACCTGCTGGAGGGGCCGGGCGAACTCTTCCCCGGCCTGAGTCTGCGCGTGGTGGACGGCCACACGCCGGGCATGCAGCTGGTGGAGCTGGACGGCGGTGGGGGTCCGGGCCTCGTGCACTGCGCGGACCTGGTGCCCACGGCCGCGCACCTGCCCCTGCCCTGGGTGATGGGCTACGACCTCTTTCCCCTAAGCGTGGTGGAGGAGAAGCAGGCTCTCTACCAGAGCCACGGGGACGGCTCCAGCTGGCTGGTTTTCGAGCATGATCCGCGCCTGGCCGCGGCCCGCGTGGACACCCGGGGCCGCCGGCCCGTCCTGGTGGAGACCCGCGAGCGCTTGTAG
- the nuoK gene encoding NADH-quinone oxidoreductase subunit NuoK — protein sequence MMPELNHYLLLSVLLFGLGLTGVLVRRNVLIVLMCIELMLNSANLLLVAFSRQGGGLDGQAFAFFSMTVAAAEVALGLAIVVLLYRWHGSTSLEHLRLVPSQPEEGR from the coding sequence CTGATGCCCGAACTCAACCACTACCTGCTGCTCAGCGTGCTGCTGTTCGGGCTGGGCCTGACCGGTGTGCTGGTACGCCGCAACGTCTTGATCGTGCTGATGTGCATCGAGCTGATGCTCAACTCGGCCAACCTGCTGCTGGTGGCCTTCAGCCGCCAGGGCGGCGGGCTGGACGGCCAGGCCTTCGCCTTCTTCAGCATGACCGTGGCCGCCGCCGAGGTGGCCCTGGGCCTGGCCATCGTGGTGCTGCTCTACCGCTGGCACGGCAGCACGAGTTTGGAACACCTGCGCCTGGTCCCGTCACAACCGGAGGAAGGGCGCTGA
- a CDS encoding NADH-quinone oxidoreductase subunit J → MRPLLFILLSLLTLGGGLWVVLRRSPVDSVLGLLTVMVSIAGHYMLLQAPFLAAVQLIVYGGAVIVLFLFVIMLLNLRKDVLQARRLPAGRWFYALSGAAALLALSGLFRAGADWLPAAGLPQDGTVEAFGAELFRRWVYPFELTSVLLLAALVGAVALTRRAGEPGATATDEEA, encoded by the coding sequence GTGCGACCCCTGCTCTTCATCCTGCTGTCCCTGCTCACGCTGGGGGGCGGTTTGTGGGTGGTGTTGCGCCGCAGTCCGGTGGACTCGGTGCTGGGCCTGCTCACGGTGATGGTCTCCATCGCCGGCCACTACATGCTGCTCCAGGCGCCCTTCCTTGCCGCCGTCCAACTGATCGTCTACGGCGGCGCCGTGATCGTGCTCTTCCTGTTCGTGATCATGCTGCTCAACCTGCGCAAGGACGTGCTGCAGGCGCGCCGGCTGCCCGCCGGGCGCTGGTTCTACGCCCTGAGCGGCGCGGCGGCCCTGCTGGCGCTGAGCGGCCTGTTCCGCGCCGGGGCCGACTGGCTGCCCGCCGCCGGCCTGCCCCAGGACGGCACGGTGGAGGCCTTCGGCGCCGAGCTGTTCCGGCGCTGGGTCTATCCCTTTGAACTGACCAGCGTGCTGCTGCTGGCCGCCCTGGTGGGCGCCGTGGCGCTCACCCGCCGCGCCGGGGAGCCCGGGGCCACGGCGACGGACGAGGAGGCCTGA
- the trxB gene encoding thioredoxin-disulfide reductase, whose protein sequence is MSSHRKVLIIGGGPAGLTAALYAARANLAPLVIEGMQPGGQLTITTEVENFPGFPHGIQGPELIDNLHQQVERFGTEFVMGSVQSVDLSRRPFTLDVDGQTLTTDSLIVATGATARLLGIPGEDKLMGYGVSACATCDGFFFKGKEICVIGGGDSAMEEACFLTNFASKVTLIHRREAFRASPIMVEKARKNPKIEFALNEIPLAFVGDAAQGGLEGVELKHAVSGAVRVLKLDGAFVAIGHLPNTALFKGVLEMDETGYLLCQGRTTATNVPGVFAAGDVADSRYRQAISAAGTGCMAALDAQHFLDHNS, encoded by the coding sequence ATGTCCAGCCACCGCAAGGTGCTCATCATCGGAGGCGGCCCGGCCGGCCTGACCGCCGCCCTCTACGCCGCGCGCGCCAACCTGGCCCCCCTGGTCATCGAAGGCATGCAGCCCGGCGGCCAGCTCACCATCACCACCGAGGTGGAGAACTTCCCCGGCTTCCCCCACGGGATCCAGGGGCCGGAGCTGATCGACAACCTGCACCAGCAGGTGGAGCGCTTCGGCACCGAGTTCGTGATGGGCAGCGTGCAGTCCGTCGACCTGAGCCGCCGGCCCTTCACGCTGGACGTGGACGGCCAGACCCTGACCACCGACTCGCTGATCGTCGCCACCGGCGCCACGGCCCGTCTGCTGGGCATCCCGGGGGAGGACAAGCTGATGGGCTACGGCGTCAGCGCCTGCGCCACCTGCGACGGCTTCTTCTTCAAGGGCAAGGAGATCTGCGTCATCGGCGGCGGCGACAGCGCCATGGAGGAGGCCTGCTTCCTGACCAACTTCGCCAGCAAGGTCACGCTGATCCACCGCCGCGAGGCCTTCCGCGCCTCGCCGATCATGGTGGAGAAGGCCCGCAAGAACCCGAAGATCGAGTTCGCCCTGAACGAGATCCCGCTGGCCTTCGTGGGCGACGCGGCCCAGGGCGGCCTGGAGGGCGTGGAACTCAAGCACGCGGTGAGCGGCGCCGTGCGCGTCCTCAAGCTGGACGGCGCCTTCGTGGCCATCGGCCACCTGCCCAACACGGCGCTCTTCAAGGGCGTGCTGGAGATGGACGAGACCGGCTACCTGCTCTGCCAGGGCCGCACCACGGCCACCAACGTGCCCGGCGTGTTCGCGGCCGGCGACGTGGCGGACAGCCGCTACCGCCAGGCCATCTCGGCGGCGGGCACGGGCTGCATGGCCGCGCTGGACGCCCAGCACTTCCTGGATCACAACTCCTGA
- a CDS encoding NAD(P)H-dependent oxidoreductase subunit E, with amino-acid sequence MAFTFTAEERQEIERILARYPEPMSATIPLLHLAQGRLGWVSPEVVDEVARVLELPRIHVADVVSFYTMFQRQPVGRHRISVCRTLSCHVLGGHEILDYLRTRLQLGEAHAGTDPRGLFTLEEVECLASCGTGPVLLINGVYHEGLTVPGLKVLLDKLEGLEAPLVAPPGGTAAAAGGPVHG; translated from the coding sequence ATGGCCTTCACTTTCACCGCGGAGGAGCGTCAGGAGATCGAGCGGATCCTGGCCCGCTATCCCGAGCCCATGAGCGCCACCATCCCGTTGCTGCACCTGGCGCAGGGCCGTCTGGGCTGGGTCAGCCCGGAGGTCGTGGACGAGGTGGCGCGCGTGCTGGAGCTGCCGCGCATCCACGTGGCGGACGTGGTGAGCTTCTACACCATGTTCCAGCGCCAGCCGGTGGGCCGCCACCGGATCAGCGTCTGCCGCACGCTCTCCTGCCACGTGCTGGGCGGCCATGAGATCCTCGACTACCTGCGCACGCGCCTGCAACTGGGCGAGGCCCATGCGGGCACGGATCCGCGCGGCCTGTTCACGCTGGAGGAGGTGGAATGCCTGGCCTCCTGCGGGACGGGTCCCGTGCTGCTGATCAACGGCGTCTATCACGAGGGGCTGACCGTGCCGGGCTTGAAAGTGCTGCTGGACAAGCTGGAAGGACTCGAGGCGCCCCTCGTCGCGCCGCCCGGTGGGACGGCGGCCGCCGCCGGAGGCCCGGTCCATGGCTGA
- the nuoF gene encoding NADH-quinone oxidoreductase subunit NuoF, with the protein MAEFICFPALQSKTRASLDAYLEDGGYQSLKSALDRLQPAEVAAVVKASGLRGRGGAGFPTGMKWGFLPKQTEKPVYLVCNADEGEPGTFKDRDLLRYAPHQLIEGMLLTCFAIGAKTGYIYIRGEFLEEAAAVNRALDEARGAGLLGRDILGRGLDVDLHVHMGAGAYICGEETALLNSLEGRRGLPRTKPPFPAVVGLYGCPTIINNVETLAAVPPIVGHGADWYRALGTEKSPGTKLFSVSGHVERPGVYEVRLGTPFQQLLDEDCGGMKGGRRLKVLIPGGSSVPMLTAAEAATLKLDYESCLEHGTMLGSGAVIVLDETVSVPEVVRNLAHFYAHESCGQCTPCREGTHWMHAILERVLAGRGKSGDLDLLLDICQHVSFRTICALGDAATGPVKSGISKFRNEFEALVHA; encoded by the coding sequence ATGGCTGAGTTCATCTGCTTCCCCGCCCTGCAATCCAAGACCCGCGCCAGCCTGGACGCCTACCTCGAGGACGGCGGCTACCAGAGCCTGAAGAGCGCGCTGGACCGCCTGCAGCCCGCCGAGGTCGCCGCCGTGGTCAAGGCCTCGGGCCTGCGCGGCCGCGGGGGCGCCGGCTTCCCCACCGGGATGAAGTGGGGTTTCCTGCCCAAGCAGACGGAGAAGCCCGTCTACCTGGTCTGCAACGCCGACGAGGGCGAGCCCGGCACCTTCAAGGACCGGGACCTGCTGCGCTACGCGCCCCACCAGCTGATCGAAGGCATGCTGCTGACCTGTTTCGCCATCGGCGCGAAGACGGGCTACATCTACATCCGCGGCGAATTCCTCGAGGAGGCCGCCGCCGTGAACCGCGCCCTGGACGAGGCGCGCGGGGCGGGCCTGCTGGGCCGGGACATCCTGGGCCGCGGGCTGGACGTGGACCTGCACGTGCACATGGGCGCCGGCGCCTACATCTGCGGCGAGGAGACGGCCCTGCTCAACTCGCTGGAGGGCCGGCGCGGCCTGCCGCGCACCAAGCCGCCCTTCCCGGCGGTGGTGGGCCTCTACGGCTGCCCGACCATCATCAACAACGTGGAAACCCTGGCCGCCGTGCCGCCCATCGTGGGCCACGGGGCGGACTGGTACCGCGCCCTGGGCACGGAGAAGTCCCCGGGCACCAAGCTGTTCAGCGTCTCGGGGCACGTGGAGCGCCCGGGCGTCTACGAGGTGCGGCTGGGCACGCCTTTCCAGCAGCTGCTGGACGAGGATTGTGGCGGCATGAAGGGCGGACGGCGACTGAAGGTGCTCATCCCGGGCGGCTCGTCCGTCCCCATGCTCACCGCCGCCGAGGCCGCCACCCTGAAGCTGGACTACGAGAGCTGCCTGGAGCACGGCACCATGCTGGGCTCCGGCGCCGTGATCGTGCTGGACGAGACGGTGAGCGTGCCCGAGGTGGTGCGCAACCTGGCCCACTTCTACGCCCACGAGAGCTGCGGCCAGTGCACGCCCTGCCGGGAAGGCACCCATTGGATGCACGCCATCCTGGAGCGCGTGCTGGCGGGCCGGGGCAAATCCGGCGACCTGGACCTCCTGCTGGACATCTGCCAGCACGTCTCCTTCCGCACCATCTGCGCGCTGGGGGACGCGGCCACCGGGCCGGTGAAGTCGGGGATCAGCAAGTTCCGCAACGAATTCGAGGCCCTGGTCCACGCCTAG